Proteins found in one Arachis stenosperma cultivar V10309 chromosome 8, arast.V10309.gnm1.PFL2, whole genome shotgun sequence genomic segment:
- the LOC130944455 gene encoding uncharacterized protein LOC130944455 has translation MVKKTMEKERFRSMSVAALCLLVLVVAGIFALSDAIDDKCAACRAVAGELEFELSKEKPRNHLDMRHRLDSKGQRQGKLIDYRVSELRVVELLDDLCDKMQDYTLKDDTNEWYKVVSWELLSNKQEAKAYAKDISTYCGRLLEETEDEFAELIKKGSVKVGEVSKVLCQDLSKHCSQRSISEKGEDNGNGEL, from the exons ATGGTAAAGAAGACGATGGAGAAGGAAAGGTTTCGGTCAATGTCAGTGGCGGCACTTTGCCTGTTGGTGTTGGTGGTCGCCGGCATATTTGCTCTTTCCGATGCCATCGATGACAAATGCGCCGCCTGTAGAGCTGTCGCC GGGGAGCTAGAGTTTGAGCTCTCCAAG GAGAAGCCGCGGAATCATTTGGATATGCGTCACCGCTTGGATTCCAAGGGCCAGCGTCAGGGCAAACTTATTGATTATAG AGTTAGCGAGCTTAGAGTAGTTGAACTCCTTGACGATCTTTGTGATAAGATGCAAGACTACACACTCAAG GATGATACAAATGAATGGTACAAAGTTGTTAGTTGGGAATTACTCTCAA ATAAGCAAGAAGCCAAGGCATATGCAAAGGATATATCTACTTATTGTGGAAG ATTGCTTGAAGAAACAGAAGATGAG TTTGCTGAGTTGATAAAGAAAGGATCCGTTAAAGTGGGAGAAGTGAGCAAAGTTCTTTGTCAAGATTTGAGCAAACACTGCAGTCAAAGGAG TATTTCAGAGAAGGGAGAGGATAATGGTAATGGAGAGCTCTGA